DNA from Chitinophaga pendula:
GGTGCTTCCCATTTTGTTATAGTCTGCTTTTAGGGAATCGAGGTCCATTATCGCCTGTCTTCTGTACAGCATATACATGCTGTAAGGAGAGTTGGGATGGCTATTATAAAAACTGTTTTCCGTATCCTGCATCTCTTTATTCCTTGTATTATTGGTTTTACTAATGGCCCGCATCAGTGTTGTGTTATCGCAGGTTTTACAGCTATCGGCCACCTTTCTGGCTGCCAGCCAGTTTTCATGATCCACTTTGCCTGCTTTCGCTCTTACGGTTTCCCAGTCTGCGTTGGCAGTACCTCCTTTCACTTCCGCTGCATATACTTTATCGGCATCTCCTTTAATGGTGATCACGTCATTAGTAAGGAAAAATCTCAAGGCTGGCGCTGTCAAGTTTTGACTACCGGTCCCTATTTCCAGGGCAGGATTACCTTTAACTGTAAAGCTGGCTATCTGTGCATCTTTTATATTACCCTTCATGATCATCCAGCCCTTTTCCATTGTATACACGGAGTCTACGCTAATCGTTCCATTTGTGACATAGGACAGCCTTGGTTTATAGGTTTTGAAATTACTGAGTTTTATTTTCAGGGTATATCCCTGTTGGGCGTAACCAGCTGAGGCGATCAGGAAGCTACATAAGAGTGTGGCATACTTCTTCATAATATTAACGGTTGGTTTATGCTTTTACGGGTTATTTGTCAGATTCGGATTTGCTTCCATTACGTAAGTAGAAAAGCGCATGGTAAGCCTTTCTGGTTT
Protein-coding regions in this window:
- a CDS encoding TlpA disulfide reductase family protein → MKKYATLLCSFLIASAGYAQQGYTLKIKLSNFKTYKPRLSYVTNGTISVDSVYTMEKGWMIMKGNIKDAQIASFTVKGNPALEIGTGSQNLTAPALRFFLTNDVITIKGDADKVYAAEVKGGTANADWETVRAKAGKVDHENWLAARKVADSCKTCDNTTLMRAISKTNNTRNKEMQDTENSFYNSHPNSPYSMYMLYRRQAIMDLDSLKADYNKMGSTAKNNIYAKMLGERVASLEATAIGRPAIPLQKKDMNGQEVSLAILKGKYVLLDFWGSWCHPCRASHPHLKEIYNKYKSQGFEIVGIAAEMGRDPEKNRKTWLDAIKTDGINWVNVLNNEGAEQFDAVNAYGVSAFPTKLLLDKEGKIIGRWIGGEAKELDAKLLEVFGN